Genomic DNA from Funiculus sociatus GB2-C1:
GACGAGACTCAGGAAACTGCCAAGGCTTACACAGCAGCTTGTACTCCGGACTTTTTTCTTTTCGATGGAAACAGAAGTTTAGTGTATCGCGGTCAATTGGATGATAGCCGTCCTGGTAACGATAAGCCTGTAACTGGTCAAGATTTACGAAATGCGATTGATGCAGTCCTGGCAGGTAAACCAATCTCCGATATGCAGAAGCCCAGCATCGGCTGCAACATCAAATGGAAACCCGGAAATGCACCAGCATATTTTTCATAAGGGATGAGGGATGAAGGATGAAAACTAAAAAATTCTCCCTCTGTCCCTCTGCGCCTCTTGCCGTTTGCCTTTGCTTGCTTGCCTTACTTGCGGGATGTGGGGATAGTCCAACAGATGCCCAGTTGGAGGAATGGCGAAAACAAGCGATCGCGCGAAACACGACAATGATTGCTGCCCATAAAAAAAATCGGCAGCAACAACAGTGGGAACTAACGATTCAGGGGCAAACCGCTAGGGAAGTAAGATTATCTATGCAACAATTGGATGCCCTAGCAACTACCCGTATAAAGACGCGATCGCCTCATAACACCAACAAAGCTGATGAAATTCTCGACTATCGAGGCGTTGCCATCTCAAAGCTGTTGGAATTGAGTACCACACCAGCTACTGAAATTACCTTTGTATCTTTTGATGCCTACCGAGCCACAGTTAGCCGCGAAGATTTGCTTAAGTACCCAATCATCATCGCCTTAGAAAGCAATGGTAAACCGATTTCCCGCAGCGACGGTGGCCCGCTTTCCCTAGTTTTCCCCTATACTAAGTACCCGCAACTCCAGCAAAATTATCCTGACCGCTTTTGGGCATTTTACGTCACCAACATGATAGTTGGCACCGAGCCAATACAGTTGCGAGTAGGAAAAAGCCAACTTAACGCCAAAGACCTCGACCAACTAGAACAAGTCACCATTGAAGAAGCCGTCGGCTACCCAATTGGTTGGCCGATTAGCAAAGTAAAACTTCAGGGTGTGCGAGTGCGAGACGTTCTGGCGGCTGCTGGCGTGACCCTGCCAGAAGTCGCTGCGGTTGTATTTCGGGGGAAAGCGCCAGCCTCCCGCGATGCCAAGAATCCGATTAGTATCTTGGCAAAAGATATACGCGAGTGTGACATTCTACTGGTCACGCGCTGGGGCGACAAACTCGACCCTATTCCTGCCAAAATGGGTGGACCGGTAACGCTGGCGACAAGCAGCACTTGTCAAGAATCAGATGGCAATCGAGAACGCGCACCTCAACATCAGCGTTGGCTTACTTTTGTTGAGGAACTAGAAGTCAGCAAATAATGGGGGCTGGGGACTGGGGACTGGGGATTAGGTAAAACTTTTTCCCAATTAGCAATTAGCAATTAGCAACTAGGAATTATGAAGGTTCCCGCGTTCCGCTCTATTCACACCCAAATTATGACCGCCACAACACTTCTCATTGTGGCGATTGTCTCATCTATGGTGTGGCTGTGGGCTAAGAACGAGAGCCGTCTTTACCGCTACCAGAAGCGGCGCGAAGTTCAGCAACTTACGGTAGCTTTATCTAATGCCTGGACGAACGAACTACAGGATCAAAACTGGGGACAGATCCGACTGGGTGTGAATTCACTTGCTAAAAGAAACCAAGATTTTGTTTACATTCTAATCTCAGATGTGCGGTTATCAAATCAAATTGTTGCCGCCAGTCATAGCGATTTTCAAGAACAGTTTTTCCCGGATATTATACCTGTAGAAATTACCGAATCTGCCCTAGAAGTATATGATAAAACTTTGGTTGTAGAAACATCGCTTCTACGGGATATTAGCTTCGACAGCAAGACAAGGG
This window encodes:
- a CDS encoding molybdopterin-dependent oxidoreductase, which codes for MKTKKFSLCPSAPLAVCLCLLALLAGCGDSPTDAQLEEWRKQAIARNTTMIAAHKKNRQQQQWELTIQGQTAREVRLSMQQLDALATTRIKTRSPHNTNKADEILDYRGVAISKLLELSTTPATEITFVSFDAYRATVSREDLLKYPIIIALESNGKPISRSDGGPLSLVFPYTKYPQLQQNYPDRFWAFYVTNMIVGTEPIQLRVGKSQLNAKDLDQLEQVTIEEAVGYPIGWPISKVKLQGVRVRDVLAAAGVTLPEVAAVVFRGKAPASRDAKNPISILAKDIRECDILLVTRWGDKLDPIPAKMGGPVTLATSSTCQESDGNRERAPQHQRWLTFVEELEVSK